Within Parvularculales bacterium, the genomic segment GTTAGGCTGGCTTTATTCAGGATGATGCCGGGTATAAAAGAAGAGGTCATTAAAAAATTGATTGAATCGCTTCGTATGAGTCATGCATGAGTAAAGTGATTTACAAGACCGGTGACAAAATAATTGTTAATGACCTTATGCAAAAAGGGTATGCGTATGTTCTTTCCAAACCGGTGGGAAAGGATTTTGATCCGGAGTTTAGCCCTCACTGTACCCCCAAAGAGATGATGGCTCTTGGTGTATTTGAGGGAAAATACTGCAATGACTGCACGGACGAATTGCCGGGCGACTGGTTTGAAAATGCCAAAACAAGTAAAACATCAAACCCCGAACTCAATTATTTTGGCGTAAAGAGCCGCCAATCCCTAAAGGTATGGCAAGAAAAAGGATGGATTATCGGCCCTGACCCGAGAGGGTGGTTTCAATGGTATTGCCGCTATTATCTGGGGCGCAGAATTGAAAAGACAGATCAGGCTCAAATCAGGCGATGGAAATCTTTTGCGCGTCATGCCGGACAGATTAGAGCCAATTGTGACCGCGGAGATCTGTCCTGCCGTCCCAGACAACGGCAAGCTCTTCTGCAATGGGCACACGACCCTTTTATATAAGAAAACTTTTCACTATTCCTGACGGAGTGCCCGGAGCGATCTCTTTTACCTTCTATGATTTTTTGTAGCGGTCGGCAAAATGACCGCCTGTGCGAAACCGCTCCAGATAGGTGGGTACTATCACCTCCAGCCCCGTAGGCGTTATGCCAAGTCCTTGTGCGGTGCGGTCTTCCGCAAGAGCCTCTTTGCTGACGATGTTGTCATACTCAAGCAACGCAACCTGATCTGCCGTCAACGGCGGCGACGGTAGCCACTGCAAAAAACTGCCCATCAACCGGGCAACCGCGAAAGGAACAGGAACGAGCATTCTCCGACGTCCTATCATCCTGAGCAGCATCTCCATCAAGGAGCGAAAACTATATATCTCCGGCCCTCCAAGTTCATAAATCCGGCCCGGGGCGGCTTCATCTTCAAAGGCAGCGCATACGGCCTGTGCTACATCTCCCACATAGACCGGCTGAAACCGTGTATGCCCCCCGCCGATCAAAGGCAGGCCCGGGGCCAGAAGCGCCATAGCGGCAAAACGGTTAAAGAAATCATCTTCCGGACCAAACACTACGGAAGGACGCACCACTACAGTTTCAGGACAAGATTCTCTGACGGCCTGTTCACCCCGGGCTTTTGAACGGCCGTAGGAAGAACGCGATTCTGCATCGGCACCAATGGCAGACAGATGAACAAAATGCCGAACGCCACGGCGTGATGCACAGACCGCCAAAGAGGCTGCAGCCTGATGATGGATAGCATTAAATGTCCGGCGTCGTGTTTCATAGAGAATACCAACCAGATTGACGCATCCCCATGCTCCCTCCAGTGCGGCTTCCACCGAGGCGGGGTTGGTAATATCGGCGGCAACTACATCAATCTGACCCACCTCGCCCATGGGTTTTAGATAGGGAGCCCGATTAGG encodes:
- a CDS encoding complex I NDUFA9 subunit family protein, translating into MNRDPSLENRLITVFGGSGFIGRYVVGRLSKRGYRLRVAVRHPNRAPYLKPMGEVGQIDVVAADITNPASVEAALEGAWGCVNLVGILYETRRRTFNAIHHQAAASLAVCASRRGVRHFVHLSAIGADAESRSSYGRSKARGEQAVRESCPETVVVRPSVVFGPEDDFFNRFAAMALLAPGLPLIGGGHTRFQPVYVGDVAQAVCAAFEDEAAPGRIYELGGPEIYSFRSLMEMLLRMIGRRRMLVPVPFAVARLMGSFLQWLPSPPLTADQVALLEYDNIVSKEALAEDRTAQGLGITPTGLEVIVPTYLERFRTGGHFADRYKKS